The nucleotide sequence CCGCGAGCTACGGGCTTCGAGCAGTCGCAGGAAGTTGGCTCGAAGCGGGTAGCCCGGAGTTCCAAGCTGGTTTACATATGGCACAAATCAAAGCAGACGAAATCACGCAGTTAATCCGCGAGCAGATCGAGAACTACGAATCGAAGATCGCGGTCGACGAAGTGGGCACGGTGATCACGCTGGGCGACGGTATCGCTCGCGTGTACGGCCTCGACAAGGTCATGGCAGGCGAACTGTTGTCGTTCCCGCATGGCGTGGCCGGTATCGCCATGAACCTGGAAGAAGACCAAGTCGGCGTCGTGCTGCTCGGCGAGTACACCGAAATTAAAGAAGGCGACGAGGTAAAACGAACGGGACGCATCATGAGCGTGCCGGTCGGCGACGCACTGATTGGCCGGGTCGTGAATTCTCTCGGCCAGCCGATCGATGACAAAGGTCCAATTGCGACTGACAAGTTCATCGCACTGGAACGCATCGCGCCCGGCGTCATTGATCGCCAGCCCGTCCGTGAGCCGATGGCAACTGGACTCAAGGCGATTGATTCGATGATTCCGATTGGCCGCGGCCAGCGCGAACTCATCATTGGCGATCGTCAGACTGGCAAGACCGCCGTTGCGCTCGACACCATCATCAATAGCAAAGGCAACAACCTGATCTGCATTTACAACGCGATCGGACAGAAGCGTTCGTCGATTGCACAGGTTGTGAAGATTCTCGAAGACGCAGGCGCCATGGAATACACCATCGTCGTAGCGGCTTCGGCTTCAGAACCCGCGCCGATGCAGTACATCTCACCGTATGCGGCCTGCGCGATGGGTGAATATTTCCGCGACACCAAGCGGCACGCACTTTGTATCTACGACGATCTTTCGAAGCACGCGGCGTCGTATCGCGAAATTTCATTGCTGTTGCGGCGGCCGCCTGGACGCGAAGCTTATCCTGGCGATGTTTTCTATCTCCACTCCCGTTTGTTAGAGCGCGCTTCGAAATTGAGCGACAAAAATGGTGGCGGATCGCTTACCGCATTGCCTGTGATTGAAACGCAGGCGGGAGACGTTTCGGCGTACATTCCGACCAACGTCATCTCGATTACGGACGGACAGATTTATCTCGAAACTGACTTGTTCAACCAGGGCGTGCGTCCCGCGGTAAACGTCGGACTCTCGGTAAGCCGCGTCGGAGGCAGCGCACAGATCAAAGCGATGCGACAGGTTGCAGGAACGCTCAAACTGGAACTGGCGCAGTATCGTGAACTCGCCGCCTTCGCACAGTTCGGCAGCGATCTCGATAAGGCCACGCAGTCACAGTTGAACCGCGGCAAACGGTTGGTCGAACTGTTGAAGCAAGGTCAATTCGAACCGTTGCCGTTCTCGAAGCAGATTCTCATTATTTTTGCGGGAACCAGCGGCGCGCTCGACGATCTGCCGGTAGAGCAGGTTCGCGATTTCGAGAAGTCACTTTATAAGTACGTAGACACGACGCATGCCGGGCTGTTGAACACGATCATGGAGAAGAAAGTTCTCGATGACGCGCTCAAGGCTGATTTGGCCCGAGTGATTAAAGATGCGAAACAGCAGTTTGTGGACTCGCGGGCGGCAGTAGCGAAGTAGCAGTTGTCAGTTCTCGGTTCCCAGTTCTCAGTAGAAACTGAGCACTGA is from Acidobacteriota bacterium and encodes:
- a CDS encoding F0F1 ATP synthase subunit alpha — protein: MAQIKADEITQLIREQIENYESKIAVDEVGTVITLGDGIARVYGLDKVMAGELLSFPHGVAGIAMNLEEDQVGVVLLGEYTEIKEGDEVKRTGRIMSVPVGDALIGRVVNSLGQPIDDKGPIATDKFIALERIAPGVIDRQPVREPMATGLKAIDSMIPIGRGQRELIIGDRQTGKTAVALDTIINSKGNNLICIYNAIGQKRSSIAQVVKILEDAGAMEYTIVVAASASEPAPMQYISPYAACAMGEYFRDTKRHALCIYDDLSKHAASYREISLLLRRPPGREAYPGDVFYLHSRLLERASKLSDKNGGGSLTALPVIETQAGDVSAYIPTNVISITDGQIYLETDLFNQGVRPAVNVGLSVSRVGGSAQIKAMRQVAGTLKLELAQYRELAAFAQFGSDLDKATQSQLNRGKRLVELLKQGQFEPLPFSKQILIIFAGTSGALDDLPVEQVRDFEKSLYKYVDTTHAGLLNTIMEKKVLDDALKADLARVIKDAKQQFVDSRAAVAK